The genomic interval CCAAGAAATGACTGGCGGAAGGTTCGATTTTTCTCTGCAATCAGGTCGCGCAAGATCTTGTGACGCTCACGTGCAACATGTGCCGGTACCTGATTAGGCATAGTGGCAGCCGGTGTGCCCGGACGCGCGGAAAAAGTAAAAATGTGCAGATAAGTAAAGGGAAGCGAGGCGATGAACTGCCGGTTTTCTTCAAAAAGTTCGTCGGTCTCTCCGGGGAAGCCCACCATGACGTCTGCGCCAATCGCGGCCATCGAAGACCGCTCACGAATATTTAGCACACGCTCCGCATAGTGCCATGGACGATATTTGCGATGCATCATGCGCAAAGTGCGGTCGCTGCCGGACTGCAGAGGCACATGCGCGTGACGGGCAATGCGGGGGTGCGAGGCCACTAGGTCAATGAGCTCGCTGTTCCAATCCATGGGTTCGACCGAGCTGATGCGAATTTTTTCAATGGCGGTGTGCTCCAGAATGCTGTGCAGCAGCTCTTCAAAATCGCCTTGAGGAGTCAGGTCATGGCCCCAGCGGCCCAGGTTAATGCCAGAGATCACCATCTCGCGGTATCCGGCACGCACCAAAGCCTCTACCTCACGCAGGACTTCTGCCAGCGGCAGCGAGCGGCTGTGCCCGCGCACCGACGGAATGATGCAGAAGGAGCAGCGGTTATCGCATCCGTCTTGCACCTTGAGGTTGGGCCGGGTTCGGGCAGAGCCCGCGGTGGCATCCGTATCGAAGACCGGGGCTGCCAGAAAGTCAGTGTGTGCGAAGATGTCACCCACCAACACCGTAGACTGCAACGTCGGTGAGCACGCAGCAGCAATGGTGCTGTGCGGCTCTAAGGCCTGCAAAGGGAAGAAGTTCTGTCGCGGTGGAGCAATCAGGTCGGCAATCTGGTGTTTATGGGAGTTGCCCACAACCCTGCTCACGCCTTCGAGGGAGGCAATTTCTTCCGGCGCGCGCTGAGCGTAACATCCCGTCACCAGGATTTCACAGCCAGGATTGTCACGATGAATGCGGCGAATGGCGGCGCGGGCATCGGCATCGGCAGCGGCCGTGACCGTGCAGGTGTTGAGCACAACCACCTCAGCTTCTTTAATAGATTCGGCGGCAAACAAGCCTCGCTGTGCGAGGCTGCGCTCAATGGCGGCCCCATCGGCCTGCGTGGCCCGGCATCCGAAATTTTGCACAAAGAACTTTCCCGGCATTACGTTTGATTATAAGGAAATCGGGCGCAAGATATATTTTTGATTTTTCTTAAAATTGTAATGAAACTGGAATGCGCCGGAGTATCATTAGAAGCACTGCAGCTTCGATGTTGCGGCTGTTTTGCCTAGAATTTCCATTTCACAACCAGAGTTGTAATTCCTGCATCACAGTCCAGATCAAGCGCAATTTCATCTTCCTGAGGAGCTTCCCCATGAAACGACGCATTCTCTTAGTTGATGACGAACTGGCAATCCTGCTGACGCTGAAGGCAATCCTGGAAATGAACGGGTTTGAAGTTGAAACTGCCGCCTCGGCGAAAGAAGCTGCTGGTAAACTGCGAGCCCGCGAATTCCACATGGTCATTACCGATATGCGGATGGAAACGGAAACTGCCGGTTACGATGTCATCCGCGCCGCCCGCAAGCAGCGCTACAATCCGGCAACCGCGATTCTTACTGCCTTTCCTGCCCTGGGCAGCGACTGGAAGAATGCCGGTGCGCATTCATTGCTGGTCAAACCGGTGGGAACCGATGATCTATTGCGCCAGATCGAATCCCTGCTGATCCAGCATGAAGACGCCAAGGGCAAGTCGGGACGGGTGCCGGTGAAAGCTGCGGTTGCGGCACAGCAAAAATCCCGCAAAGAGACTTTTGTGCGCAAGGCAGGATAAGGATTCTCGTCAGCCAACGGCGGCGGATTCACACACAGCCACCTTCACACCTGGCCGGCAGAGTTTTGGTGAAGAGAAAAGTTTTTATGCGGTTGCTGCCGCTGTACGCCGCTGCTGGAAGCACTCGCGGCAAAATACCGGACGTCCTTGGGTCGGTTTAAACGGCACCGTGGTTTCCTTGCCGCATCCCGAACAAGTAGCCCGTGTTTCCACCTTCTGATAACCGCCGTGATGGCCTGAACTGGGCCCTGCATGCGACAGGCGCTTGTTCTTGCAAATCTTGCAGCGCTTGGGTTCGTTTTTGAATTGTTTATCGTGAAAGAAAAGTTGTTCTCCGGCTGTAAAAACAAAATCAGCCCCGCAGTCGATGCATTTGAGAGTCTTGTCCTGGAATTCCATGAAAGACCGACCTCCCCCTATGTTCCACCAGCCCTTTTCCTCATGAGAAAAAGCGCCAGTTTCAAAGCTCCCTTGGTTCGGCCCAACGCCGCTCCGAGGAGCTGCGCTTACTACTCAAAATCAATAAATGCGTGACTGCTATGAACTGTCTTTACCGCTGGAAAAAGGGGAAGGCTCGCTTTACATACGGCCTTCCCCGATTTTTTATTCCTGCTCTTTCCGGGCCTTTTTGCGGCTCCGTTTACGAGCGAGAGCTTGTTTCAGACGCTTCTTTTCACCTGGCTTCAGGTAGAAAGAGTGGCGCTTGACTTCTTTAATGATGTCTTCGGTCTGCACCTTGCGCTTGAAGCGGCGGAGGGCATTCTCTAAAGACTCGCCCTCTTGCAATCGAACTTCTGCCAACTAAAACACCCCCAAACTTACCCAGTAGGACAGTCTCAGTTATTGCAATCTTAGAGCCATAAGTCAAGCAGAATCAGCAACGCCAGGATCAAAAAGGGAGACGGCTATCCATCCCCCGAGATGCCCATTTTGGGCAGGAGATGGCCCGGAAAGACCGTTCCTGACAACATCGATTTTTTAAGGCATTTTGACGGTTTTGAAGGCAAGTTTGGAGATGAGCCGCGAAGCGAGAGCGCAAACAAGACTTGTTTTTGGGCTAACGAACATTAGCGGCATTCGGGTTGCGCATGTTATTTTC from Terriglobales bacterium carries:
- a CDS encoding zinc-ribbon domain containing protein: MEFQDKTLKCIDCGADFVFTAGEQLFFHDKQFKNEPKRCKICKNKRLSHAGPSSGHHGGYQKVETRATCSGCGKETTVPFKPTQGRPVFCRECFQQRRTAAATA
- a CDS encoding response regulator, which translates into the protein MKRRILLVDDELAILLTLKAILEMNGFEVETAASAKEAAGKLRAREFHMVITDMRMETETAGYDVIRAARKQRYNPATAILTAFPALGSDWKNAGAHSLLVKPVGTDDLLRQIESLLIQHEDAKGKSGRVPVKAAVAAQQKSRKETFVRKAG
- the mtaB gene encoding tRNA (N(6)-L-threonylcarbamoyladenosine(37)-C(2))-methylthiotransferase MtaB, with product MQNFGCRATQADGAAIERSLAQRGLFAAESIKEAEVVVLNTCTVTAAADADARAAIRRIHRDNPGCEILVTGCYAQRAPEEIASLEGVSRVVGNSHKHQIADLIAPPRQNFFPLQALEPHSTIAAACSPTLQSTVLVGDIFAHTDFLAAPVFDTDATAGSARTRPNLKVQDGCDNRCSFCIIPSVRGHSRSLPLAEVLREVEALVRAGYREMVISGINLGRWGHDLTPQGDFEELLHSILEHTAIEKIRISSVEPMDWNSELIDLVASHPRIARHAHVPLQSGSDRTLRMMHRKYRPWHYAERVLNIRERSSMAAIGADVMVGFPGETDELFEENRQFIASLPFTYLHIFTFSARPGTPAATMPNQVPAHVARERHKILRDLIAEKNRTFRQSFLGASLRAITLSTPSEDEGCTEALTDNFIKLRLNGNHGANQWIDSRITALTEDGLRGEATLF
- the rpsU gene encoding 30S ribosomal protein S21 translates to MQEGESLENALRRFKRKVQTEDIIKEVKRHSFYLKPGEKKRLKQALARKRSRKKARKEQE